The region GTCGATGCCCCTGGAGACCCCAGAATATTCTTGAGGCCTGATGCTGTAGGGAGGGGGTGGGTCCACGGGTGGCAGGTCCAGGACTGGCTTCAGAATAATCTGCAGGGAAAGCAGGGGACACAGAGTCACCTTAGGGCCTGGCAGCCGCCATTGCCCCCCAAATGCCGGCGGTGTTCCAGGGAAAGGGTGGAGCCAATGCGGCCGCAGAGCCCAGAGCCGTCCGTGGGGCCAGGaggcccgcccccccgccccccccaccccggccccactCTCACTGCTGCCCTAAACATCGAGACAACAGGGAGACGTGGAAGGCCGAGGAGCAGAGCAGGGTTTAGCACAGACACCCACCTCACTGtaggggggcgggggcgcagaGGGGGACGCCATGATCCTCTCCGCAGGGGTGCTGGGGAGCCGTTCCGGGGGCCCTGTGTGGACCGTCTCGGGGGGGCGTGCCTGCTCTCTGCAGCTGCGGCAGAAGTGCTTCACCAGGCCACAGATGCACATGATGGGCACGAGGATCaggaagatgatgatgaagacCCTTGGGTGGGGAGCAACCAGCATCACCCTGAGTCTGCaggccacccccgccccacctcccttccccttcctccttcccctgcacccggccccagggcaggaggcccGGTCTGTCCTGTGTGGCCCAAGCCCCCCAGGGGGCTGTGCACTGAGTTGCTGGCCCTGGGCTCACCTCAAGGGGCCAGAGAAGAACTCATACTCCTGGCAGCAGCCGCTACCGCAGCACCTGAATCCCGGAGGGCAGCAGTTGTCACCGCAGCATCTGAATCCTccagggcagctgctgcaggtggaggcagagagaggacgtTGTTACGGAGGTGGGGCGGCAGAGGGATGCCAGCCTCCTCAAAAACCCGCACACTGCACTCAGGGAGTGAGCCGCATCCCTTGCGGGGTGATGGGAGGGGCCCTCTGGGCTCAGTGGGAGgaacctggggctgggatcagaGCCTG is a window of Phyllostomus discolor isolate MPI-MPIP mPhyDis1 chromosome 8, mPhyDis1.pri.v3, whole genome shotgun sequence DNA encoding:
- the TMEM92 gene encoding transmembrane protein 92 isoform X3 is translated as MSDAWVLGLVPSLLLGLLAGLQQAAAKCDLFSCPGGFRCCGDNCCQEYEFFSGPLRVFIIIFLILVPIMCICGLVKHFCRSCREQARPPETVHTGPPERLPSTPAERIMASPSAPPPPYSEIILKPVLDLPPVDPPPPYSIRPQEYSGVSRGIDNPAF
- the TMEM92 gene encoding transmembrane protein 92 isoform X1 gives rise to the protein MSDAWVLGLVPSLLLGLLAGLQQAAAKCDLLSSCPGGFRCCGDNCCPPGFRCCGSGCCQEYEFFSGPLRVFIIIFLILVPIMCICGLVKHFCRSCREQARPPETVHTGPPERLPSTPAERIMASPSAPPPPYSEIILKPVLDLPPVDPPPPYSIRPQEYSGVSRGIDNPAF
- the TMEM92 gene encoding transmembrane protein 92 isoform X2, with the translated sequence MSDAWVLGLVPSLLLGLLAGLQQAAAKCDLLSSCPGGFRCCGDNCCQEYEFFSGPLRVFIIIFLILVPIMCICGLVKHFCRSCREQARPPETVHTGPPERLPSTPAERIMASPSAPPPPYSEIILKPVLDLPPVDPPPPYSIRPQEYSGVSRGIDNPAF